The following proteins come from a genomic window of Geomonas sp. RF6:
- a CDS encoding HAMP domain-containing protein, producing the protein MLKKFLSFSLRTHLLLMVSLLTLPAIAIIVDSGFQQRKEAMKAAVYKSSRLADSIATEQYNLTGNAAELARVLAQSAELATGNAAAASSLLARVHKASGDYGNIVITDRDGTVWASALPMTKSFSLKDKRSFYDARDKRRFAAGEYVVGKISNRPTIGFGYPLISGNGAFNGVIMLNMNFPRFNDLVRKTALPKGSTFAIVDRNGVVVNEGPNASTIIGQRDRLFERMANGEPEESFIEKDQRGEKEIVSYRALRLTPEAPPYLYVRVNVPLKDTLARAQHQQLKYTAFLSICLLGAFAASLVLGKLVFLDRIRKLREVSQEVANGELHVNVSESVKGGELGELAIAFDDMAKQIEAREMALKDVAKEREEVIGLLQKALQDIDTLNGMLPICSFCKKIRDDNGYWNQLEAYISSRSQALFSHCICPECSKKMLADLE; encoded by the coding sequence ATGTTGAAGAAGTTTTTGTCTTTTTCCCTCCGTACCCACCTCCTCCTGATGGTTTCCCTCCTTACCCTTCCCGCCATCGCCATTATCGTCGACTCCGGCTTCCAGCAGCGAAAGGAAGCGATGAAGGCGGCGGTCTACAAGAGCAGCCGGCTCGCGGACAGCATCGCGACCGAGCAGTACAACCTCACCGGTAATGCGGCGGAACTGGCGCGGGTGCTCGCGCAATCTGCGGAGCTGGCCACCGGCAACGCTGCGGCGGCCTCGTCGCTTCTGGCGCGCGTCCACAAGGCCAGCGGCGATTACGGCAACATCGTGATCACCGACCGGGACGGCACGGTGTGGGCCTCGGCGCTGCCGATGACCAAATCGTTTTCTCTCAAGGACAAGCGCAGCTTCTACGACGCCCGAGACAAGCGCCGCTTTGCGGCAGGGGAGTACGTGGTCGGCAAAATCTCCAACCGCCCCACCATCGGCTTCGGCTACCCCCTCATCTCCGGCAACGGCGCCTTCAACGGCGTCATCATGCTCAACATGAACTTCCCGCGCTTCAACGATCTGGTGCGGAAGACGGCGCTCCCGAAGGGATCCACTTTCGCCATCGTGGACCGCAACGGCGTGGTGGTGAACGAGGGGCCCAACGCATCGACTATCATCGGCCAGAGGGACAGGCTCTTTGAACGCATGGCCAACGGGGAGCCGGAGGAGTCGTTCATCGAGAAGGACCAGCGGGGGGAGAAGGAAATCGTCTCCTACCGCGCGCTGCGCCTCACCCCGGAGGCACCCCCCTACCTGTACGTGCGGGTGAACGTCCCGCTGAAGGACACCCTCGCGCGGGCGCAGCACCAGCAGCTGAAATACACTGCGTTTCTCTCCATCTGCCTCCTCGGCGCCTTCGCCGCGTCGCTGGTGCTCGGGAAGCTCGTCTTTCTTGACCGCATCCGCAAGCTGCGTGAGGTCTCGCAGGAGGTGGCCAACGGGGAGTTGCACGTGAACGTCTCGGAAAGCGTTAAAGGCGGCGAGCTTGGCGAGCTTGCCATCGCCTTTGACGATATGGCGAAGCAGATAGAGGCCCGGGAGATGGCGCTGAAGGACGTGGCGAAAGAGCGTGAGGAGGTAATCGGGCTCCTGCAGAAGGCGTTGCAGGATATCGACACCCTGAACGGCATGCTCCCCATCTGCTCCTTCTGCAAGAAGATCCGCGACGACAACGGCTACTGGAATCAGCTGGAGGCATATATCTCCAGCCGCTCCCAGGCCCTTTTCAGCCACTGCATCTGTCCGGAGTGCAGCAAGAAAATGCTGGCGGATCTGGAGTAG
- a CDS encoding ribbon-helix-helix domain-containing protein produces the protein MPKAKLAVTLDEKTLSEVDTLVAQRIFPNRSRLIEEAVQEKLARLSRSRLARQCALLDPDFEKAMAEEGIGGDLEQWPEY, from the coding sequence ATGCCTAAAGCGAAGTTGGCAGTTACCCTTGATGAAAAGACCCTCTCTGAGGTGGACACCCTCGTTGCTCAACGCATCTTCCCGAATCGCAGCCGCTTGATCGAGGAAGCGGTGCAAGAGAAACTTGCCCGGCTGAGCAGGTCGCGCCTCGCCCGTCAATGCGCCCTCCTGGATCCCGATTTCGAGAAGGCCATGGCGGAGGAAGGCATTGGAGGGGATCTCGAGCAATGGCCCGAATATTAA
- a CDS encoding tyrosine-type recombinase/integrase, translating to MSKRIPPLADFAIKNAKPKSKDYKLSDGYGLYLLVKRTGVKLWQMQYRYHGKPQTISFGYYSDKNGRIILSLSDARDKRDDARRQLLKGLNPTAVRKQEKATALKEENNTFEVVARQWHEKFKSSWEEKTGRRILASLKKDVFPIIGKTPISKIETPDMVDLLSKIAERTLETAHKIKISCQGVFRHAVLTGSIKHSPMADMRNVLPSVKNNHFAAPTTPKDLAPLLRAIDGYEGTLVVKCAMQFAPLVFVRPGELRHAEWKEIDFEAKEWNIPAKKMKMKRDHLVPLSDQAIEILRKLQPLTGHSPYIFPGQRSLLRPMSDAAVNAAFRRMGFGKDVIVGHGFRATARTILAEVFYFRVDIIEHQLAHIVKDPTGRAYNRTEFLPYRRVMMQKWADFLDMIKENNFDPSPIILEVSELIAIS from the coding sequence ATGTCAAAGCGTATTCCGCCCTTAGCAGATTTCGCGATAAAAAACGCGAAGCCGAAAAGCAAGGATTATAAGCTTTCGGATGGCTACGGACTGTACCTGCTGGTTAAGCGTACTGGGGTAAAGTTGTGGCAGATGCAGTACCGGTATCATGGCAAACCGCAGACGATATCCTTCGGCTATTATTCCGACAAGAACGGCAGAATAATTTTATCTCTGTCCGATGCTCGGGATAAAAGGGATGACGCCCGGCGTCAGCTCCTCAAGGGCCTTAACCCGACTGCCGTACGGAAGCAGGAAAAGGCGACAGCGCTGAAGGAAGAAAACAATACCTTCGAAGTAGTCGCGCGGCAGTGGCACGAAAAATTCAAGTCCTCTTGGGAAGAGAAAACTGGTCGCAGAATCTTAGCCAGTCTCAAAAAAGATGTCTTTCCTATCATCGGCAAAACTCCTATTAGTAAGATAGAGACACCAGATATGGTGGACCTGCTTAGCAAAATCGCGGAGCGAACCCTGGAGACCGCGCATAAAATAAAGATCTCTTGTCAAGGGGTATTTAGACATGCCGTTCTTACCGGTAGCATCAAACATAGCCCCATGGCCGACATGCGTAACGTCCTGCCCTCTGTTAAAAATAATCATTTTGCGGCTCCCACGACACCGAAAGACTTAGCGCCTCTTCTCCGCGCGATAGATGGCTATGAAGGTACCCTTGTGGTCAAGTGCGCGATGCAATTTGCCCCCTTGGTATTTGTTCGTCCGGGAGAACTACGGCACGCCGAGTGGAAGGAAATCGATTTCGAGGCAAAAGAGTGGAACATTCCAGCAAAAAAAATGAAGATGAAGAGAGATCACCTGGTTCCGTTGTCAGATCAGGCTATAGAGATCCTTAGGAAGCTGCAGCCTCTCACGGGGCACAGTCCTTACATATTCCCAGGCCAGCGATCGCTGCTTCGGCCGATGTCCGACGCAGCGGTCAACGCCGCATTCCGTCGCATGGGTTTTGGAAAAGACGTGATTGTCGGGCACGGATTTCGAGCGACTGCACGTACGATTCTCGCCGAAGTTTTTTATTTTCGCGTTGACATCATCGAACACCAGCTTGCGCACATTGTTAAAGACCCGACTGGGCGCGCGTACAATAGAACTGAATTCCTTCCATATCGACGTGTAATGATGCAGAAGTGGGCAGACTTCCTTGATATGATAAAAGAAAATAACTTTGACCCCTCCCCCATCATATTGGAGGTTAGCGAGTTAATAGCCATCAGCTGA
- a CDS encoding tyrosine-type recombinase/integrase yields MAEAIAPATTFHDAVREWHHSYESEWSPSHKMQAIAILERDVVPFLGRKPVKDISPAEVLEVLLQIANSRTVGVAHRARLACNQVFRLAVLTGRAERNPVAELHRMLPPVDRAEKPAIELKDFFLLLRAIDVYDGSTIVKTSMQLAPLLLARSGELRNAEWSEINWETAEWIIPAQKRKNNRSHTVPLSTQAMVILRDVHALTGHSRFVFPSQRSPFNCINENAVTAAFRRLGYKGAAPSFVFRKRAAMILLEELGYPSDLVACQLGHTIDDLHSRKFYARESTRLVQRREMMQRLADYLKSAKSGQRLPNKGGDV; encoded by the coding sequence GTGGCCGAAGCGATTGCACCGGCAACCACCTTCCACGATGCGGTGCGCGAATGGCATCACAGCTACGAGTCTGAGTGGTCGCCGAGCCATAAAATGCAGGCGATTGCCATCCTCGAACGTGACGTTGTTCCCTTCTTGGGTAGAAAGCCCGTAAAGGACATCTCGCCCGCCGAGGTGCTGGAAGTCCTTCTGCAGATTGCCAATTCCCGCACGGTAGGCGTTGCTCACCGCGCCAGACTTGCTTGCAACCAGGTATTTCGCCTTGCTGTACTGACCGGAAGAGCGGAACGCAATCCCGTGGCTGAGCTTCACCGGATGCTTCCACCTGTCGACCGGGCGGAAAAACCTGCAATCGAACTGAAGGATTTTTTTCTCCTCCTGCGTGCAATAGATGTCTATGACGGCTCTACTATCGTCAAAACCTCAATGCAGCTCGCGCCGCTTCTACTTGCCCGATCGGGGGAACTCCGGAATGCGGAGTGGTCGGAGATTAACTGGGAGACTGCGGAGTGGATTATTCCCGCCCAAAAAAGAAAGAACAATAGGTCTCACACTGTTCCACTTTCTACTCAGGCAATGGTCATTCTCAGGGATGTTCACGCCTTAACTGGTCATAGTAGGTTTGTGTTCCCCAGCCAGAGGTCGCCCTTCAACTGCATCAATGAAAACGCTGTGACTGCGGCCTTCCGCCGTTTGGGCTACAAGGGAGCGGCTCCGTCTTTCGTCTTCCGTAAAAGGGCGGCAATGATTCTGCTCGAGGAGTTGGGTTACCCGAGCGATTTAGTTGCATGCCAGCTCGGACACACCATCGACGACCTCCATTCGCGGAAATTTTACGCTCGGGAATCGACCCGTCTTGTTCAGCGGCGTGAAATGATGCAGCGGCTGGCAGACTACCTGAAATCGGCTAAGAGTGGCCAGAGGCTCCCTAACAAAGGAGGTGATGTGTAA
- a CDS encoding helix-turn-helix transcriptional regulator, translating to MSERLLRLREVLSLVPVSKSTWWAGIPEVFPPGRKLTKRTTVWLESEIHAVINGTWRKE from the coding sequence ATGTCTGAGCGTTTGCTGAGGTTGCGGGAAGTTTTGAGTTTGGTGCCGGTGAGCAAGAGCACCTGGTGGGCCGGCATCCCCGAGGTGTTCCCTCCTGGCCGGAAGTTGACGAAAAGGACGACCGTCTGGCTGGAGTCGGAGATCCATGCGGTTATTAATGGCACTTGGAGGAAGGAGTAG
- a CDS encoding type II toxin-antitoxin system PemK/MazF family toxin — protein sequence MARILRGEIRWADLNPVRGSEQGGMRPVLVISHDVFNARSGTVIAVALSSQPQRAGFPLTLELTSAHLPKRSWIKISQVRTLAIERLGEKIGEVSPEELVQVIEGLQEIVG from the coding sequence ATGGCCCGAATATTAAGAGGAGAGATCCGCTGGGCTGACCTGAACCCTGTGCGCGGCAGCGAGCAAGGCGGCATGAGACCCGTTCTTGTTATCAGCCATGACGTCTTCAACGCACGGTCGGGAACTGTGATTGCCGTTGCCCTTTCGAGTCAGCCACAGCGCGCCGGATTCCCCCTGACACTGGAGCTAACGTCGGCTCACCTTCCGAAGCGCTCGTGGATCAAAATCAGCCAGGTAAGGACGCTGGCGATAGAACGGCTCGGCGAAAAGATAGGGGAAGTAAGTCCTGAGGAACTTGTACAAGTGATCGAGGGTCTTCAGGAGATCGTGGGTTAA